Sequence from the Brassica napus cultivar Da-Ae chromosome A5 unlocalized genomic scaffold, Da-Ae chrA05_Random_4, whole genome shotgun sequence genome:
ACTAACCTTGTCACAAAGGGTTTGAAGATCATAGACATCAATTTCACCACCAGAAGAAAATATGATCTCTTCAATGAACCCATCTTGAAGTGTTCTCTCAACCAAAGTAAACTCCACAGGAAGTAATGGTTCCGTGTCTTCATCTTCTTCGGTTGTAGAAGGTGGTTCCACAAGTTGGGTCgtgttattattattctttacaaacctgaatcaatcaatcaatcaagcaTTTAATGTATCAGCCTAAGTTTCATATGAGTAAGAAAAGTAAAAATCTTATTCAGTACCCAGATCGGATTGACTCCCAGAAATTAGCTCTGAGACGCAAAGTCTTCAGCTTTCTGCTTCCTGAAGTAGTAGTAAACAAATTGAAGCATAAGACTTTAGATCCTAGCGAAGGAGTTCAAATCAACAGATTGAAGCATAAGTACCATGGCGAATTGGATAAGCGGATTTGGAGAGGAACAGAGACTGATTCGATGGATATGAATTAGAACTGAAGGAAGCTTGCGGAAGGCTACAACACGAgtaagaagatgatgaagaagaagttgggattagtatcatttttttttttgggttttgtggcTGAGAGTAGAATTCAGACAAGACTGGGGAGATTGTTTGGTAACGCTTTTAGCTTTACGCCTTCCGTTGAAGCTTTGGGCTCTCgtcatcttcttttcttttttttactcttttgccctctctatttttttttgttaattttgataattctgaagttattattttattttatcacaaGACTGAAAATTGAATACATAAATTTCTAAATTGCAAGAGAAAGAAAGGTAAAAGATGTAACTGAgaatttgtgaatttttttttgcatcaataaaaaatattaaattttacatattttgtttccattatAATAAATTCACAGCATATAcaaaatagaatgaaaaattAATGATGCAAACCAAACTGAAGTAACTCTCGCCGGCTTCTAGGGCCAACCACCAATTGTGTGTCGCCACGTGATCACTTCTCATCCGACGACAGCCAGCAAACTCTGTCGGACGGCAGGGACAGAACAGAGTAAGGATCCGAAGATTCCAGTGAGAGCATAAGCAATTGCACAGAAGGGAAGTGCCTCTGGCTCCTTAGCAGACAAAGCTGCTGTTCCAAGTCCATGAGCACTGTCCACTTAAATAATGTTATTAGATTTTTCCTCATTTTGATTCAAAAGATGATATCTGTAAAGAAGTCACCTTGAAGCAGTTGCGATTCCTCGAGCAATAGGATCATTTAAACGCAGTTTGTCAAGAACAACTTGTACAAAGTTAGCTCCGATCAGACCGGTCACAACCACTACAGCTGCTGTAAGCGACGAATTGGTCCCTGAAAAACGTCCAAAAGAGTCGTTAAAAATGTTCTTTAATGTACTCTGCTGAGGAGAAGAATAGCATGTTATACCTTCAAAGAGTGAAACAATGCTAAGGGCTAACGCAACCGTGATGCAGCGAGGTAGGATTGAAACCGTTAAAGATGGCTCCAAACCAACTAAACGTCCAACAAGAGCAGTGGAGTAGAGCGAGAATAGCGTTGAAACGATCACAGACGTAAAGATCTCAGCTGCATGCCGCTTCACAAGCTGAGGCAAAACCAGAACAGATTGTCACCACTTTtctaaagaaaaacaagaacaagtgtgttgtttttgttgttaCCTTTCTCTGTTTGAACATGGAGAAAGCGAAAGTGAGAATGACAGAGCCAAGAAAACCCATTAAAATGTCACCAGCACCAGGATCCGATGCTACTTTTGTGAGGTAGTTTCCTGTCACCACCATTAAAGAAGTTTTACTTTCTGTTGTTCTAggtctttctttctctctagttTGTGTGAGTTTTACCTAAAACAGGATCAAGTCCAGATCCTGAAGCATATCCAAAAGCTAGAGCAGCGAGTAGCGCAGATAGAGCGCAGCAGATTATCGGATGGAATACTTTCTTGATAGCAGATGGCAACCTAGACAAGACAATGAGAATAACATCAGGCTAGAGAGACTTGAAACTTGAGGAACAAGGAAGAAATGATTTGAGTTTTACCCGGTACCGACAATGTAACCTAGAACAGTAGAAGAAAGAAGGAAAGGGAGACAAGTCCTTGCACTTGTCCCCAACGAATTAGGGTAAAACAGAGCACCAACAAACGACGCAACAAAGATCCCACTCCAACTCCACAGCTCAAGTGCTGAGAATGGAGAAGGTTTTGCCATAGGCTCAGCTTCCGTCATCTCGGTATTCACCATTTTCCTCACTGCAATAGCTGTGAACCCTGCTACACAAAGAGACGCCAACCATCCACCAGCTGTACAAACATTGAATCAAACATTAAACAGAGCTAACATTACTATGGAAGGTAGTAATAAGAACAGGAGAATGATTATATTATATACCAACAATGTAGCAGATTTTGAGGCCTGAAGCGGCGGGAATATCTCTGACGGAAAGAGGGAGAACCACAAGAGAGGGAACGTAGAACAAAGGAAGCCATCTCTGTATGAACAGAAACGCAGGCTCGAAGAAACTCATCATACCGTTTGCAGCAGCGGGGACAACAGAATCTAATATCATAAGAACAGAGAAAATACAAAACATCCCAAACAAAGCGCTTGGGAACTTTATGGACGCCGCTATGAAAGCCTGTTTCAAGAACTGGTCTGCCGCTAGTATGATCCCAAGTGACACCAACAAGTGCGCTGCCGCCAACACCTAGTGTGCATAATAACAACGAGGATGAAAACCTAACCTAACGTGGTATACAAACATCACAGAATCTTTAAGCTTACGTTACTAGTGATCGTTGATGTGTTCCCTGTCCCTGCACCATCCGCGGCTTGAACTGAGAGTTTTCTCCCAAAAGTCATCTCTCGAGAACCCATTTGCAGGAACTTACTCCTTTGTCCATTTAGTTTACTACATTTCGATAGATTCAGCTTCTGGTGTCCATTGGACTCCAAAGGGCTCCCATTGTTCGACTGGAATCGGATCTTGGGATACGAACGGCGGTTTCTTGCGGAAGAAAGAGCTAAAGGGGAGAAGAGAGGAGCTGCTAAAGGAGTAGCCATGGAAGTGGAGACGACTTGGGTGTGATTATGCGAGACCACACATCATAGTCTTCTCAATCTTCATTTAATGACAGGAACTGGATGACAAGAACTTGTATGGACGAGACAGAAAGTTCTATCAAAATACAAGATGAGCTAGTTTTGTCTCTCTTTTCCTACGGTTACGTTTTTCGGTTAAGAAATATCTTTatcttaatttaataaattaagcCTGCGGTTACTACTCAAACCAGAACCTTTCGAACCGAATCAAAAAGTTTGGTTTTCGGTTAGAAAGTTCGGCAACTAAAAATTTtggtttcgtttttttttatttggtaatcGGTAATTTAGTTTTCTAGAAACTTCTTTTTTCAAACAGTATCAATTTTAACCAAAATTCCGAACCAGCCAAATTCTGAATCAAAATAATCAAgctaaccaattttttttctgaaatcccctatatattaattgaggaacatttgaaaagatgtaacctcaattttgtattaattaaaagaagccccaatgcataggtggcactcaattaggtagtcaattacatttaattgaaaaataagtaggtccatattcgatttttatatgttgttagatacataagttggtcaaactatatgatataatgatatgatatgctattttatttccttaaataaaacctacggaattaccataaatgactaatatatatatatgacaattaatgattttaataataaagatttgataacaatttatatctcctccatcattttttgtttaattttatattattaaaataaattaaacaatcaaattagctataaaaataaaatttagattttttcgtatatgttatattttgaatttttaaaaacgacaataaatgactaaaactattaaaattattatgttaaaaattaatgatcaatggtttaacatttttattataagaagatacacatgattttaaaaccatatgagtaaaaaatatcatttaataataaaataaatatatatatatagattaaacactatataccataagattacataaatattttaatattaaaactttcaatgaattttcaagaacatttataaattataaacttattaaagatttcagattgaaattttttttatcgatgatttaaatattttgttataaaacgatatgaatgatcatagaaccgtatgattataaattcttatttaataaataactatacaaaatatattattcttagaaaaataggttggtccatcttaacttatattacattttttattaaactaactatcgaattgataaataacgtaccaaaaaatgttttgcactttccttaaataaaagctacgaaattatctaatataattaacgtatatgtgaaaattaattattatgaataataaatatttgataacaatttttgtatcttagttcttttttttaattttatattattaaaagatatataaaaatcacattaaatatataataaaaacatttatattttttcttatatgttatattttgaatttttcaaaacgtctataaattattagaaatttgaagatctccactctgaaaattttgtgatcaatagatttttttttgtcataataagttacaaatgatcataaaattgtattaatatgaacttttatttaatattataagaagatacacatgattttaaaaccatatgagtaaaaaatatcatttaataataaaacacatatatatatatatatagattatactatataccataagattacataaatattttaatattaaaactttcaatgaattttcaaaaacatttataaattataaacttattaaagatttcacattgaaaattttgttatcgatgatttaaatattcagttataaaatgatatgaatgatcatagaaatgtatgattataaattctcatttaataaatggctatataaattaacttttcttagaaaaataggttggttcatcttaacttacattatattttttattaaactaactatcgaattgataaataatctaccaaatatttttttgcactttccttaattagaagctacgaaattacctaatatgattagcgtatatatgaaaattaattattatgaataataaatatttgataacaattttggtatcttagttcttttttttttaattttatattattgaaagatattaaaaatcacattaaatatataataaaaacatttatatttttcttatatgttatattttgaatttttcaaaacgtctatatattattagaaatttgaatattttcactctgaaaattttgtgatcaatagattatttttttgttataataagttacaaatgatcataaaatataacggatatgaatttttatttaataaatattcaaactaaataatatatatatatataaatactaatgatttaaagcaacaagattggctgatcaatttagtcgttcagttgaaatcttttaaaagtatgtgaaagactaaagtcaaagtaaatatgcgtttagaatagtagttatattttactaactgaaataccgaaaaaaccgaatcgaaccgaaactaacccgatatctggattgaacacccctaatccaaatgaagccaaactattgtttcattctccaaaatataataaaaataataacttaatcccgcgcaaggcgcgggtcttatcctagtctatactattatttgcgaagtaaatttttgcaatGGAGCTCGAACTACAAGATAATTgactataagtaaatataataaaattatcaaaaataaaatatatttataaaacataaaacaattcttaaatatgttgtgtttttatctgaaaatatttatttttattataaaatataatttttagtgtctgatttatctttttaaaaacataattaataatttattatgtttgttttgatttaataattataaatagataaatatttataagaacaCTATGCCCGCATATCCGGGCAGAACACCTAGTTTactcaattcaaaaaaattaactcagcaaaatcaaaaattttagtaaaagttttgaactaaccgAATTCCAATTCCGAACTACCTGTAGAAACCGAACCTTTGGCCTAaaataataaagagaaaattggaaaaatgaaACACTTTAAACTTAGATTTGTCTCAATATGATTTTTAGCAGATTTTTTaggaaaataagattttaattCTTGTGAATACCATAATACCCTTAGAATAACAAATtaatatgaataataataataaattataattttcgtAATTGATTTAGTATTAGattaactagattttttaactgcgctacgcgcggataagatattatatgtatttttcaatcctaaaaaataatgtataatattgtacaacattatttaaagaatataaaataagactacataacataaatatattttttaaattttctttgtagaaatcattatgttgtttgattgttgtacttgattcacatatttgcatagttatttgtgatagatgaataactatatttttattatcagtaaataatatatatttattatataatataagaaaaataaaattatttacttttaaaacaaacttgtctcatgttggagactcgattat
This genomic interval carries:
- the LOC125594307 gene encoding plastidal glycolate/glycerate translocator 1, chloroplastic-like, with the protein product MATPLAAPLFSPLALSSARNRRSYPKIRFQSNNGSPLESNGHQKLNLSKCSKLNGQRSKFLQMGSREMTFGRKLSVQAADGAGTGNTSTITSNVLAAAHLLVSLGIILAADQFLKQAFIAASIKFPSALFGMFCIFSVLMILDSVVPAAANGMMSFFEPAFLFIQRWLPLFYVPSLVVLPLSVRDIPAASGLKICYIVAGGWLASLCVAGFTAIAVRKMVNTEMTEAEPMAKPSPFSALELWSWSGIFVASFVGALFYPNSLGTSARTCLPFLLSSTVLGYIVGTGLPSAIKKVFHPIICCALSALLAALAFGYASGSGLDPVLGNYLTKVASDPGAGDILMGFLGSVILTFAFSMFKQRKLVKRHAAEIFTSVIVSTLFSLYSTALVGRLVGLEPSLTVSILPRCITVALALSIVSLFEGTNSSLTAAVVVVTGLIGANFVQVVLDKLRLNDPIARGIATASSAHGLGTAALSAKEPEALPFCAIAYALTGIFGSLLCSVPAVRQSLLAVVG
- the LOC125594303 gene encoding acetyltransferase NSI-like, with product MILIPTSSSSSSYSCCSLPQASFSSNSYPSNQSLFLSKSAYPIRHGSRKLKTLRLRANFWESIRSGFVKNNNNTTQLVEPPSTTEEDEDTEPLLPVEFTLVERTLQDGFIEEIIFSSGGEIDVYDLQTLCDKVGWPRRPLTKLAAALKNSYMVATLHSVLKPSSEGDNEQQQQQQNKKLIGMARATSDHAFNATIWDVLVDPEYQGQGLGKALVEKLVRALLQRDIGNISLFADSQVVDFYQNLGFEADPEGIKGMFWYPK